From candidate division KSB1 bacterium, the proteins below share one genomic window:
- a CDS encoding site-specific integrase: MSVKLRKRKLASGNVSLYLDIYQSGKRAYEFLGLYLTKDKT; this comes from the coding sequence ATGTCAGTTAAATTAAGAAAGCGGAAACTGGCCAGCGGCAACGTGAGCCTTTACCTTGACATCTACCAGAGCGGCAAGCGGGCGTATGAATTTCTTGGTCTCTATCTCACCAAAGACAAAAC